From a single Artemia franciscana chromosome 9, ASM3288406v1, whole genome shotgun sequence genomic region:
- the LOC136030889 gene encoding vitelline membrane outer layer protein 1 homolog, giving the protein MEALLFFLFVLPATELAKVPALHEAPPTIESLKASRANVIQIISVSNAGPWGDWGLWDSCPQGSYANGFRMKVEPQHVADETSVNSICLECVYADSGLLANRPCSKEGPWGDWRGPYNCPIIGNNRSYIVGFALKNQEESLIGDETAINNMQALCRTFDGTSGITMIEGIGNTHGTYTTFSDTCPIGSGVCAILTRVEPDRGIFVDDTALNDAQLACCTL; this is encoded by the exons ATGGAAGCActcctcttttttctctttgttttgccAGCAACTGAATTGGCAAAAGTGCCAGCGTTGCATGAGGCTCCGCCAACAATAGAAAGTCTGAAAGCAAGCCGGGCGAACGTTATCCAGATCATAAGCGTTTCAAATGCTGGCCCATGGGGAGATTGGGGCCTTTGGGACAGTTGCCCGCAGGGAAGCTATGCAAATGGATTCAGGATGAAG GTTGAACCTCAGCATGTTGCAGATGAAACATCAGTGAATTCAATTTGCTTGGAGTGTGTATATGCTGACTCTGGTCTACTTGCGAACCGTCCATGCTCAAAAGAAGGCCCATGGGGTGACTGGCGAGGGCCCTACAATTGTCCAATCATAGGAAATAACCGCTCATATATCGTTGGCTTTGCACTTAAAAATCAAGAAGAAAGTCTTATAGGAGATGAAACTGCCATTAACAACATGCAAGCACTGTGTAGAACGTTTGACGGCACTAGCGGAATCACCATGATTGAAGGAATTGGTAACACACATGGCACATATACAACTTTCAGTGATACATGTCCAATTGGTTCTGGAGTTTGCGCTATCTTGACTAGAGTTGAGCCTGACAGGGGAATTTTTGTAGATGACACAGCTTTGAATGATGCCCAGTTAGCGTGCTGCACATTGTAA